One Meles meles chromosome 11, mMelMel3.1 paternal haplotype, whole genome shotgun sequence DNA segment encodes these proteins:
- the PLGRKT gene encoding plasminogen receptor (KT) isoform X4 yields MVEHTPNLSQELKAALSDRQPSLRYLRLEMENSNLNLEELKKAVLSGQNEAEDKSLSEIENSGLDKHSRKKRQSYVHLSDKCCNIGCTRKELAALC; encoded by the coding sequence ATGGTGGAACACACTCCTAACTTGtcacaggagctgaaggcagcattGTCTGACAGGCAGCCATCATTAAGATATCTACGACTTGAAATGGAAAATTCAAATCTTAATTTGGAAGAATTGAAGAAAGCTGTTCTTAGTGGACAAAATGAAGCTGAAGACAAAAGtctttcagaaatagaaaactcaGGCTTAGATAAACATTCCCGAAAAAAGAGACAGTCTTATGTACACTTAAGTGATAAGTGTTGTAATATAGGTTGTACCAGAAAAGAGCTTGCTGCACTATGCTGA